One Deltaproteobacteria bacterium genomic window carries:
- the recO gene encoding DNA repair protein RecO: MRPTQADLAIILRARAYRESDKIVTFLTREFGKLSGIAMGAKNSRRRFANCLDPLTRVRVYFRSPPRGALMFLESCDLLGAPTAFSDPMKLAYGSYLVELTDQLTAEAHAVPELYDLLDTGLAELERGAATAAFLRTFELHLLHLAGYEPHFETCFQCRRPLGDQSRVYFDPMHGNLICDACPSRDPSWLALSGETIARLEALKQTPLAQARAQLLAPTAANEAAQLLGRLLALHLARPLKSVGLIVNLTAQRE; the protein is encoded by the coding sequence ATGCGGCCAACGCAGGCCGATCTGGCGATCATTCTGCGCGCGCGCGCGTATCGTGAGAGCGACAAGATCGTCACCTTCCTCACGCGTGAGTTTGGCAAGCTCAGCGGCATTGCGATGGGCGCGAAAAACTCGCGCCGGCGCTTTGCCAACTGCCTCGATCCGTTGACGCGCGTGCGCGTCTATTTTCGTTCGCCGCCGCGCGGGGCTCTCATGTTCTTGGAAAGTTGCGACCTGCTCGGGGCGCCGACGGCCTTCAGCGACCCGATGAAGCTGGCCTATGGCAGCTATCTCGTCGAGCTGACCGATCAACTGACCGCCGAGGCCCACGCGGTGCCCGAACTCTACGACCTGCTCGATACCGGGCTTGCCGAGTTGGAGCGTGGCGCGGCCACGGCGGCGTTCTTGCGGACCTTCGAACTGCATCTGCTGCACTTGGCCGGCTACGAGCCGCATTTCGAAACATGTTTCCAGTGCCGACGACCACTCGGCGACCAATCCCGTGTGTACTTCGATCCAATGCATGGCAACCTGATTTGCGACGCCTGTCCATCGCGCGATCCGTCGTGGCTAGCGCTCAGCGGCGAGACGATCGCGCGTCTGGAAGCCCTCAAGCAGACGCCGCTCGCCCAAGCGCGCGCGCAGCTCCTCGCACCCACCGCGGCCAACGAGGCGGCGCAATTGCTCGGCCGCTTGCTGGCGCTGCACTTGGCTCGCCCGCTGAAGTCAGTCGGATTGATCGTCAATCTGACGGCCCAGCGCGAATGA
- the grpE gene encoding nucleotide exchange factor GrpE: MSSDDTSKSPAPTDLDPANPVQTEATEVDRLVTALAAKETEAKDNYDRFLRAVADLDNFKKRTQRERAETLRFAQEPLIRDLLPVVDNLERAVTHAQSGGNGQPLVEGVGLVLRSLLDILEKHGVARIDARGERFDPNRHEALARVERADEEPNRVVDQYQPGYLLHDRLLRPAQVTVSARPDKPTNAVADEENDG; encoded by the coding sequence ATGAGTTCGGACGATACCTCGAAGTCCCCCGCACCTACGGACCTCGACCCCGCCAATCCGGTTCAAACGGAAGCCACGGAAGTTGATCGCCTCGTAACGGCGTTGGCGGCGAAGGAGACCGAAGCCAAGGACAACTACGATCGCTTCCTGCGCGCGGTTGCCGACCTCGACAATTTCAAGAAGCGGACGCAACGGGAGCGCGCCGAAACACTCCGCTTTGCCCAAGAACCGCTGATTCGCGACCTCCTGCCGGTGGTCGACAACCTCGAACGCGCGGTCACTCACGCGCAAAGTGGCGGTAACGGTCAACCGCTGGTCGAAGGGGTTGGTCTCGTGTTGCGCAGCCTCCTCGACATACTCGAGAAGCACGGGGTCGCCCGCATCGACGCTCGCGGCGAGCGCTTCGATCCCAATCGCCACGAAGCCCTGGCGCGGGTCGAGCGTGCCGACGAGGAACCCAATCGCGTCGTGGATCAGTATCAACCAGGGTACTTGCTGCACGACCGGCTGCTGCGGCCGGCGCAGGTGACCGTATCGGCACGCCCCGACAAGCCCACAAACGCAGTTGCGGACGAGGAGAACGATGGTTAA
- the dnaK gene encoding molecular chaperone DnaK: MSKVIGIDLGTTNSCVAVMEGGDPVVIANSEGGRTTPSVVAFTDAGERLVGQIARRQAITNPDNTISAVKRLIGRRFDDRDVQKATKISPYKIVNADSGGDAWVDIRGKKYSPAEVSAFVLQKMKQTAEDYLGEKVTEAVITVPAYFNDSQRQATKDAGRIAGLNVLRIINEPTAASLAYGLDKKKDEKIAVFDLGGGTFDISILELGEGVFEVKSTNGDTFLGGEDFDQRIIDYLADEFKKDQGIDLRKDRMALQRLKEAAEKAKCELSTSMETDINLPFVTADQSGPKHLNIKLTRSKLEALCVDLLDKLDGPCVTAMRDAGLSASQIDEVVLVGGMTRMPAVQAHVKKLFGKEPHRGVNPDEVVAIGAAIQAGVLKGEVKDVLLLDVTPLSLGIETLGGVFTKLIEKNTTIPTKKSQVFSTAADNQSAVTIRVFQGEREMAANNKLLGQFDLVGIPPAPRGVPQVEVSFDIDANGIVHVNAKDLGTNKEQSIRITASSGLNESEIKQMVRDAEEHAAEDHKRRETAEARNQLDSLVYATEKSLKDHGGEVDAATKTAIEQALEHAKKTLEGQEADAMKAAAEQLSTASHKLAEAMYAKAAHNHDAGGDGASAGGATEAGGPQQPSGKKDDVVDADFEEVK; this comes from the coding sequence ATGTCGAAAGTAATCGGAATCGACCTCGGTACGACAAATTCATGCGTCGCCGTGATGGAAGGTGGCGACCCGGTCGTCATCGCCAACTCCGAAGGTGGCCGCACCACGCCGTCCGTGGTCGCCTTCACCGACGCCGGCGAGCGCCTGGTCGGCCAGATTGCTCGCCGCCAAGCGATTACGAACCCCGACAACACCATCTCCGCCGTCAAGCGGCTCATCGGTCGGCGGTTCGACGACCGCGATGTCCAGAAGGCAACCAAGATCTCGCCCTACAAGATCGTCAATGCCGACAGCGGCGGCGACGCGTGGGTCGACATCCGCGGCAAGAAGTACAGCCCCGCGGAAGTCTCCGCCTTCGTGCTCCAGAAGATGAAGCAAACCGCCGAGGACTATCTCGGCGAGAAGGTCACCGAGGCGGTCATCACCGTGCCGGCCTACTTCAACGACAGCCAACGGCAAGCCACCAAGGATGCCGGCCGCATCGCCGGCTTGAACGTCTTGCGTATCATCAACGAGCCGACTGCTGCCTCGCTCGCCTACGGGCTTGATAAGAAGAAGGACGAGAAGATCGCCGTCTTCGATCTCGGCGGCGGCACCTTCGACATTTCGATCCTCGAGCTGGGCGAAGGCGTGTTCGAGGTCAAGTCGACCAACGGCGACACGTTCCTCGGCGGTGAGGACTTCGATCAGCGCATCATCGATTACCTCGCCGACGAATTCAAAAAAGATCAGGGCATCGACCTGCGCAAAGATCGCATGGCGCTGCAACGCCTCAAGGAAGCCGCCGAGAAGGCCAAGTGCGAACTGTCGACCTCGATGGAAACCGACATCAACCTGCCGTTCGTCACCGCCGATCAGAGCGGGCCGAAGCACCTCAACATCAAGCTCACCCGCTCCAAGCTCGAAGCGTTGTGCGTCGATCTACTCGATAAGCTCGATGGACCATGCGTCACCGCGATGCGCGATGCTGGGCTCAGCGCCAGCCAGATCGACGAAGTCGTTCTCGTCGGCGGTATGACCCGCATGCCGGCGGTGCAGGCGCACGTCAAGAAACTTTTTGGCAAGGAGCCGCACCGCGGTGTCAATCCCGACGAAGTGGTCGCCATCGGCGCTGCAATTCAAGCCGGTGTGCTCAAGGGTGAGGTGAAGGACGTTCTGCTGCTCGACGTGACGCCGCTGTCGCTCGGCATCGAAACCCTCGGTGGTGTGTTCACCAAGCTGATCGAGAAGAACACCACCATCCCGACCAAGAAGAGCCAAGTGTTCTCCACTGCGGCCGACAATCAGAGCGCGGTGACCATCCGGGTGTTCCAAGGCGAGCGCGAGATGGCCGCCAATAACAAGCTGCTCGGCCAGTTCGACCTCGTCGGCATTCCCCCGGCACCGCGCGGGGTGCCACAGGTCGAGGTGAGTTTCGACATCGACGCCAACGGCATCGTTCACGTCAACGCCAAGGATCTCGGCACCAACAAGGAACAATCGATCCGCATCACCGCCTCGAGCGGACTCAACGAGAGCGAGATCAAACAAATGGTGCGCGATGCCGAGGAGCACGCCGCCGAGGATCACAAGCGGCGTGAGACCGCGGAGGCGCGCAATCAGCTCGACAGCCTCGTGTATGCGACCGAGAAGTCGCTCAAGGATCACGGCGGCGAAGTCGATGCGGCGACGAAGACCGCCATCGAGCAGGCGCTCGAACATGCCAAGAAGACGCTCGAAGGCCAGGAGGCCGACGCGATGAAGGCGGCAGCCGAGCAACTGAGCACGGCGTCGCACAAGCTCGCCGAGGCCATGTACGCCAAGGCAGCGCATAACCACGACGCCGGCGGCGACGGGGCGAGCGCTGGCGGCGCCACCGAGGCAGGCGGCCCGCAGCAACCGAGCGGCAAGAAGGACGACGTCGTCGACGCCGATTTCGAAGAGGTGAAGTAG
- the dnaJ gene encoding molecular chaperone DnaJ, with protein MANKRDYYEVLGVSRSATDDEMKKAYRKLALKHHPDRNPGDKAAEDRFKEASEAYQVLSDGERRAQYDRFGHAAFEQGMGAGGFDFSAAGFEDIFGDLFGDFFGNSRGRGRSRSRRGEDLRYNLEIAFEEAVFGAEKTITVPRLVACETCHGQGTKDGSARTSCPACRGSGQVRFQQGFFTIAKTCGQCNGQGSIIKDPCRRCGGSGVARTTQTLSVKIPPGVDNGSRLKLRGEGEAGGNGGPAGDLYVVLTVGEHALFTRHENEIVCEVPISFVQAALGAEIEAPTLEGKVKMKLAPGTQSGSIFRLKGKGVPDVRGYGRGDELVRVNIETPRKLNARQRELLEEFAKLSGEEVQPMTKGFLDKVKEIFD; from the coding sequence GTGGCCAACAAGCGCGACTACTACGAGGTGCTCGGCGTCAGCCGTAGCGCGACCGACGACGAGATGAAGAAGGCGTACCGCAAACTCGCGCTCAAACATCACCCCGACCGCAATCCGGGCGACAAGGCCGCCGAAGACCGCTTCAAGGAAGCGTCGGAAGCCTATCAGGTGCTCAGCGACGGCGAGCGCCGCGCGCAATACGATCGCTTCGGCCATGCCGCCTTCGAGCAAGGCATGGGGGCCGGCGGCTTCGACTTCAGCGCCGCCGGTTTCGAGGACATCTTCGGCGATTTGTTCGGCGACTTCTTCGGCAACAGCCGCGGGCGCGGCCGTTCGCGCTCACGCCGCGGCGAAGATCTGCGCTACAACTTGGAAATCGCGTTCGAGGAAGCCGTCTTCGGAGCCGAGAAAACCATCACCGTGCCGCGTCTGGTCGCCTGCGAAACCTGTCACGGGCAAGGCACCAAGGACGGCAGCGCCCGCACTAGCTGCCCCGCGTGTCGCGGCAGCGGGCAGGTGCGCTTTCAACAAGGCTTCTTCACCATCGCCAAGACCTGCGGGCAGTGCAACGGGCAAGGCTCGATCATCAAAGATCCCTGCCGCCGCTGCGGCGGCTCCGGCGTCGCGCGCACGACCCAAACGCTCAGCGTCAAAATTCCCCCCGGCGTCGACAACGGCTCGCGACTCAAGCTGCGCGGCGAAGGCGAGGCCGGTGGCAATGGCGGACCGGCGGGCGATCTCTACGTCGTGCTCACCGTCGGCGAGCACGCGCTGTTCACCCGCCACGAGAATGAAATCGTCTGCGAAGTGCCGATCAGTTTTGTGCAAGCCGCCCTCGGCGCCGAGATCGAGGCGCCCACCCTCGAAGGCAAGGTCAAGATGAAGCTGGCGCCGGGCACGCAATCGGGCAGCATCTTTCGTCTCAAAGGCAAGGGCGTGCCCGACGTGCGCGGCTACGGCCGCGGCGACGAACTCGTGCGCGTCAACATCGAGACCCCGCGCAAACTCAACGCCCGCCAGCGCGAGCTGCTCGAAGAGTTCGCCAAGCTCAGCGGCGAGGAAGTGCAGCCGATGACCAAGGGGTTCCTCGACAAGGTCAAGGAGATCTTCGACTAA
- a CDS encoding tetratricopeptide repeat protein, with protein sequence MGAARDMIRRQHGPPTRPLLLLCALLFVACATEPAPPPAPPSVFSRAENAFQRADYERAIEAYRAFLQHPTDDDYLPRAWYKIALSQYRLKEYRAALATLNELAARFPKDNWPQVSTLRGDVHLALGNTVSALQAWAESWRLASNADRPAIRARCDRVIDTMSEEERVHAKEIIRDAPIRAWLDRTPAALAATAPPPTPSSDATAAADSGLGSQHIAALLPLSGPSRAFGERALQGIQLGLGIARDQLVVQDTGADSDTARTAFTEVAGRSDVIAVIGPLRSEAAAVIAPLAEDAHLPLLLLAQREGLAGRYVFPTMMTRSQQADVLAREARRQKWLHVGVLAPDDGYGHAFTDKFRNAFERAGGRVTWADTYDPKRREISAQLVRARERHEQNALDAVFVPDTAEAAVIVGATLREALPGVGLMGANDWNDPAALSHVGAALDGAIFVTGFFADSARPATHNFVDAFHQAYGSAPDVLAALAYDAGAVVREMLREVVQQAAATRDAVADALHHSRRVIGATGDIELTDDGIKRDLFVVRIAGGKLQEVAP encoded by the coding sequence ATGGGCGCAGCGCGAGACATGATCCGCCGCCAGCACGGACCGCCGACCCGCCCGCTTTTGCTGCTGTGCGCGCTGCTCTTCGTTGCGTGCGCCACCGAGCCCGCGCCGCCACCGGCGCCGCCTAGTGTGTTCTCCCGCGCGGAGAACGCGTTTCAACGCGCCGACTACGAGCGCGCCATCGAAGCGTACCGAGCCTTCCTGCAACACCCCACCGACGATGACTACCTGCCGCGCGCCTGGTACAAGATCGCGCTCAGCCAGTACCGACTGAAGGAGTATCGCGCGGCGCTCGCCACGCTGAACGAACTCGCCGCTCGCTTTCCGAAAGACAATTGGCCGCAAGTCTCAACCTTGCGTGGCGATGTTCACCTCGCGCTCGGCAACACCGTGAGCGCTTTGCAAGCCTGGGCGGAATCGTGGCGTCTCGCCAGCAATGCCGATCGGCCCGCGATCCGCGCTCGCTGCGATCGGGTGATCGACACGATGAGCGAAGAGGAGCGCGTACACGCCAAAGAAATCATCCGCGACGCTCCCATTCGAGCCTGGCTCGACCGCACGCCCGCAGCGCTCGCGGCGACGGCGCCTCCCCCCACGCCAAGCAGTGACGCCACCGCCGCTGCCGACAGCGGCCTCGGCTCGCAACACATCGCCGCGTTGTTGCCGCTCAGCGGTCCGTCGCGCGCTTTCGGCGAGCGGGCGCTGCAAGGAATCCAACTCGGACTCGGTATCGCGCGCGATCAGTTGGTCGTGCAGGACACCGGCGCCGACTCCGATACAGCTCGCACAGCGTTCACCGAAGTGGCCGGTCGCAGCGACGTCATCGCCGTTATCGGCCCGCTGCGCAGTGAAGCGGCTGCCGTGATTGCGCCGCTCGCCGAAGACGCGCACCTGCCGCTCCTGCTGCTCGCGCAACGCGAGGGACTCGCGGGCCGTTACGTGTTTCCGACGATGATGACCCGAAGCCAGCAGGCCGATGTGCTCGCGCGCGAAGCCCGTCGGCAGAAGTGGTTGCACGTGGGTGTCCTCGCGCCGGATGACGGCTACGGCCACGCGTTCACCGACAAGTTCCGCAACGCGTTTGAGCGCGCTGGCGGGCGTGTGACCTGGGCCGACACGTACGACCCGAAGCGCCGCGAGATCTCGGCGCAGCTAGTGCGCGCGCGCGAGCGCCACGAGCAGAACGCCCTCGACGCCGTCTTCGTGCCCGACACCGCCGAGGCGGCAGTGATCGTCGGCGCAACTCTGCGCGAGGCGTTGCCGGGTGTTGGTCTGATGGGAGCGAACGACTGGAACGATCCCGCCGCGTTGAGCCACGTCGGTGCGGCGCTCGACGGCGCGATCTTCGTGACCGGTTTTTTTGCCGACAGCGCGCGGCCGGCCACGCACAACTTCGTCGACGCGTTCCACCAAGCCTATGGCAGCGCGCCCGACGTGCTAGCGGCGCTCGCGTACGACGCCGGCGCCGTGGTGCGTGAGATGCTGCGTGAGGTTGTGCAACAAGCCGCAGCAACGCGCGACGCCGTCGCCGACGCTTTGCACCACAGTCGCCGCGTTATCGGCGCGACCGGCGATATCGAACTCACCGACGATGGCATCAAGCGCGATCTGTTCGTGGTGCGCATCGCCGGCGGCAAGCTGCAAGAGGTCGCTCCCTGA
- the thiL gene encoding thiamine-phosphate kinase, giving the protein MARTQTLATLGEFGFLDRLLPTLGRNREVLVGAGDDCAVVRCGNRRLLITTDALVEGVHFKSEWLSLRQLGRRSLLVNLSDIAAMGGRPTFCVISVGVPASYPAANLFAVHDGIKSAARATSVAIVGGNITRAKELFISITLLGECGPNYLTRSGARDGDELWVTGTVGDAALGVRQLERGVRRGPAVQRYREPQPRLAAGRLLAEHKVATALIDISDGLLQDLGHLAAASGVGAVIEVDALPYSPALRRLPAADALALALRGGDDYELLCAVPHRRVPALQRIAKRLGCRITRIGRCVPKRAGIQLIGAGREVRVAAGGGWDHFVNRES; this is encoded by the coding sequence ATGGCCCGCACGCAGACGCTGGCCACACTCGGCGAGTTCGGTTTTCTCGATCGGTTGCTACCGACGCTTGGGCGCAACCGTGAGGTGCTGGTCGGCGCCGGCGACGACTGCGCGGTCGTCCGCTGCGGCAATCGCCGCCTGCTCATCACTACCGATGCGTTGGTGGAAGGCGTTCACTTCAAGTCCGAATGGCTCAGCCTGCGGCAACTCGGGCGGCGCAGCTTGCTGGTGAACCTCAGCGACATCGCCGCGATGGGCGGACGACCGACGTTCTGCGTCATCAGCGTCGGCGTGCCGGCGAGCTATCCCGCCGCTAACCTGTTCGCCGTTCACGATGGCATCAAGTCGGCCGCACGGGCGACTAGCGTGGCGATCGTCGGCGGCAACATCACGCGAGCGAAGGAACTGTTCATCTCGATCACGTTGCTCGGCGAGTGCGGCCCAAATTATCTCACCCGCAGTGGGGCGCGCGATGGCGACGAGCTCTGGGTCACCGGAACCGTCGGCGATGCCGCGCTCGGAGTGCGGCAGCTCGAACGCGGCGTGCGGCGCGGCCCCGCCGTGCAACGCTATCGTGAGCCGCAGCCGCGGCTCGCCGCCGGGCGACTACTCGCCGAACACAAGGTCGCCACCGCCCTGATCGACATCAGCGATGGCCTGCTGCAGGACCTCGGGCATCTCGCCGCAGCCAGTGGCGTCGGCGCGGTCATCGAAGTCGACGCATTGCCGTACTCGCCGGCGCTGCGCCGACTGCCGGCCGCCGATGCGCTCGCGCTTGCGCTGCGCGGAGGCGACGATTACGAGTTGCTGTGTGCGGTCCCCCATCGTCGTGTGCCGGCACTGCAACGCATCGCCAAACGCTTGGGGTGCCGCATCACCCGCATCGGCCGTTGCGTACCCAAACGCGCTGGGATTCAACTGATCGGCGCCGGCCGCGAAGTTCGCGTTGCGGCTGGCGGTGGATGGGATCATTTCGTGAATCGTGAGTCGTGA
- the larB gene encoding nickel pincer cofactor biosynthesis protein LarB, with product MHPDRLRELLELVRSGGVTPEQAMERLKAMPFEDLGFAKVDHHRALRKGLPEVIFGAGKTAAQIIEIAQRLSDGAQNVLITRLEPTMAADVCAALPAARYNPHARIASLVHRPIEVRGRGTILIVCAGTSDLPVAEEAAQTAELLGNRVERLHDVGVAGIHRLLAHHELLQQAGVVIVVAGMEGALPSVVGGLVAVPVIAVPTSVGYGASFGGLAALLAMLNSCSAGITVVNIDNGFGAAVAASLINRATVDSGE from the coding sequence ATGCACCCTGATCGTCTTCGTGAATTGCTCGAACTGGTGCGCAGCGGCGGGGTCACGCCGGAGCAGGCCATGGAGCGGCTCAAGGCGATGCCGTTCGAGGACCTCGGCTTCGCCAAGGTCGATCATCATCGCGCGCTGCGCAAGGGACTTCCCGAAGTGATCTTCGGCGCCGGCAAAACCGCGGCACAGATCATCGAGATTGCCCAGCGGCTCAGCGACGGCGCACAAAACGTGCTGATCACGCGGCTCGAACCGACGATGGCAGCCGACGTGTGCGCGGCGTTGCCGGCCGCGCGCTACAACCCGCATGCGCGCATCGCGTCACTGGTCCACCGTCCGATCGAAGTGCGCGGACGCGGCACCATCCTCATTGTATGTGCCGGCACGTCGGACTTGCCGGTGGCGGAAGAAGCGGCGCAGACGGCGGAGCTGCTCGGCAACCGCGTCGAGCGACTGCACGACGTCGGCGTCGCCGGCATTCATCGCTTGCTGGCGCATCACGAGTTGCTGCAACAAGCCGGTGTCGTCATCGTCGTCGCTGGTATGGAGGGGGCGCTGCCCAGCGTCGTCGGCGGCCTCGTCGCTGTGCCGGTGATCGCGGTGCCGACCAGCGTCGGCTACGGCGCCAGCTTCGGCGGCCTGGCCGCGCTGCTCGCCATGCTCAACTCCTGCTCCGCTGGCATCACGGTGGTGAACATCGACAACGGCTTCGGTGCCGCGGTCGCCGCGAGTTTGATCAACCGCGCTACGGTCGACAGCGGCGAGTGA
- a CDS encoding gamma-glutamylcyclotransferase — protein MATATHWYFAYGSNLHRSIFVEQRKMQPLAVRWGWLDGYRLCFNIPVGPGERGVANIEVEMGARTCGALYLLAAAECDRLDRTEGVHRGLYQRITVPVLAESGDVIEAFAYQSSLTQPGRKPSPRYMGLILEGAKEHGLPAGYVELLTRFELAVDERESANKPKTDA, from the coding sequence ATGGCGACAGCGACCCACTGGTACTTTGCATACGGCAGCAACTTGCACCGCTCGATTTTCGTCGAGCAGCGGAAGATGCAGCCGTTGGCGGTGCGCTGGGGTTGGCTGGACGGCTATCGCTTGTGTTTCAACATCCCCGTCGGTCCGGGCGAGCGGGGCGTGGCGAATATCGAAGTCGAGATGGGCGCGCGCACCTGTGGCGCGCTGTATCTGCTCGCGGCGGCCGAGTGTGATCGGCTCGATCGCACCGAGGGCGTCCACCGCGGTCTGTACCAGCGCATCACGGTTCCGGTACTCGCAGAGAGCGGCGACGTGATCGAAGCGTTCGCCTATCAGTCATCGCTGACGCAACCGGGCCGCAAGCCGTCGCCGCGCTATATGGGGCTGATTCTAGAGGGTGCGAAGGAGCACGGGCTGCCGGCGGGGTACGTGGAGTTGCTGACTCGCTTCGAACTCGCCGTGGACGAACGCGAATCGGCAAACAAACCGAAGACCGACGCGTGA
- a CDS encoding SDR family NAD(P)-dependent oxidoreductase, with product MTQGPVSKAVLITGCSTGIGRATAEHLAGNGWTVFASARKLDAIADLAAKGCKLLALDVCDETSMRSAVDTIEKAEGAVGVLINNAGYGQEGPVEEVTMGEVRRQFETNVFGLTRLTQLVLPGMRRQGWGKIVNLSSIGGKLTFPGGGFYHATKHAVEALSDALRFEVKPFGIDVVVIEPGPIKTRFGDTAIHSIGAATESQSPYAAFNKLVAQRINEAYEGPMAMMAAGPEAVAKVIAKAITASRPKTRYPVTFAAHFILALRRWLPDRAFDAFLSTQFTPR from the coding sequence ATGACGCAGGGACCCGTTTCCAAAGCCGTCCTGATCACCGGCTGTTCAACCGGGATTGGCCGCGCGACCGCGGAGCATCTCGCTGGCAACGGCTGGACCGTTTTCGCCAGCGCGCGCAAGCTCGACGCGATCGCCGACCTCGCCGCGAAAGGGTGCAAGCTGCTCGCGCTCGATGTCTGCGACGAGACGTCGATGCGCAGCGCCGTCGACACGATCGAGAAAGCCGAAGGCGCCGTCGGTGTGCTGATCAACAACGCCGGCTACGGGCAAGAAGGTCCGGTTGAGGAAGTCACGATGGGCGAAGTGCGGCGGCAGTTCGAAACCAACGTGTTCGGGCTTACGCGTCTCACGCAACTGGTGCTGCCCGGCATGCGCCGCCAAGGGTGGGGCAAGATCGTCAACCTCAGCTCGATCGGCGGCAAGCTGACGTTTCCCGGCGGCGGCTTCTATCACGCGACCAAGCACGCGGTAGAAGCGCTCAGCGACGCGCTGCGCTTCGAAGTGAAGCCGTTCGGTATCGATGTCGTCGTGATCGAGCCGGGTCCGATCAAGACGCGTTTCGGCGACACCGCGATCCACAGCATCGGCGCCGCCACGGAGAGCCAGTCGCCGTACGCGGCGTTCAACAAACTCGTCGCGCAACGCATCAACGAAGCCTACGAAGGGCCGATGGCGATGATGGCGGCGGGTCCCGAAGCCGTCGCGAAGGTGATCGCTAAGGCTATAACCGCCAGCCGGCCGAAGACGCGCTATCCGGTGACGTTCGCCGCGCACTTCATCCTGGCTCTGCGCCGCTGGCTACCCGACCGCGCCTTCGACGCGTTCCTGTCGACCCAGTTCACGCCGCGATAG
- a CDS encoding CoF synthetase, with protein MHAVHDAVLRFIATDGGDFDALAPAVFAHQFETIAPYRRYCERRGVSPSSLRSWREVPPVPVVAFKETDLHCAEPERVFLTTGTSRGGEKRGRHGLPDLRLYRASAIAGLRRFLFPDVNRTPIVSLIPSCATAPDSSLSQMIGWAMEECGAPGSAYVASPAGIDFAACIAALRVSERSGTPLCIVTTTAALIHLLDYCTTHAVTFRLPHGCRLMDTGGTKGTPRPLSRKGLLQAAWNTFAIPGYFCVNEYGMAELSSQFYDNVIRNRVGGRFARRQLVGPPWTRVRVLDPATLAEVPPGEQGLLCLYDLANAGTAFAVLTEDLGHTVSDGFAVDGRIGGAEARGCSLSAAEWQVPA; from the coding sequence GTGCATGCGGTTCACGACGCGGTTCTCCGATTCATCGCGACCGACGGCGGCGACTTCGACGCATTGGCGCCGGCGGTCTTCGCGCACCAGTTCGAAACCATCGCGCCCTATCGGCGCTACTGCGAACGGCGCGGTGTCTCGCCGTCGTCTTTGCGTAGTTGGCGCGAGGTGCCACCGGTGCCGGTCGTGGCATTCAAGGAGACCGATCTGCACTGTGCCGAGCCCGAGCGAGTCTTCTTGACGACGGGCACGAGTCGCGGCGGCGAGAAACGCGGCCGCCACGGGCTGCCCGACCTCCGGCTGTATCGCGCGTCGGCCATCGCCGGGTTGCGCCGCTTCCTCTTCCCCGATGTCAATCGCACACCCATCGTCTCGCTGATTCCGTCGTGCGCGACAGCACCTGATTCCTCGCTATCCCAAATGATCGGATGGGCAATGGAGGAGTGCGGCGCACCCGGCAGCGCCTACGTCGCCTCGCCCGCCGGCATCGACTTCGCGGCGTGCATTGCCGCGTTGCGCGTGAGCGAACGCAGTGGCACGCCACTGTGCATCGTGACGACGACCGCCGCGCTGATTCACCTGCTCGACTATTGCACCACCCACGCGGTCACGTTTCGCTTGCCCCACGGTTGCCGTCTGATGGACACCGGCGGCACCAAGGGCACGCCGCGGCCACTCTCGCGCAAAGGCTTGCTGCAAGCGGCGTGGAACACGTTCGCGATTCCCGGCTACTTCTGCGTCAACGAGTACGGCATGGCGGAGCTGTCCTCACAGTTCTACGACAACGTCATCCGCAATCGTGTCGGTGGCCGGTTCGCGCGGCGCCAGCTGGTTGGGCCGCCGTGGACACGCGTGCGCGTGCTCGATCCCGCGACACTTGCGGAGGTGCCGCCCGGCGAGCAAGGACTGCTATGTCTATACGACCTCGCCAACGCCGGCACCGCGTTCGCCGTGTTGACGGAAGATCTCGGTCACACTGTTAGCGACGGCTTCGCGGTTGACGGCCGCATCGGCGGCGCCGAGGCCCGCGGCTGTTCGCTCAGCGCGGCCGAGTGGCAGGTCCCGGCGTAA